From Paenibacillus sp. PL2-23:
CCCACGCTTTCGCGCCTCAGCGTCAGTTACAGCCCAGAAAGTCGCCTTCGCCACTGGTGTTCCTCCACATCTCTACGCATTTCACCGCTACACGTGGAATTCCACTTTCCTCTTCTGCACTCAAGTCAACCAGTTTCCAGTGCGAACTAGGGTTGAGCCCCAGCCTTAAACACCAGACTTAATTGACCGCCTGCGCGCGCTTTACGCCCAATAATTCCGGACAACGCTTGCCCCCTACGTATTACCGCGGCTGCTGGCACGTAGTTAGCCGGGGCTTTCTTCTCAGGTACCGTCACCTTGAGAGCAGTTACTCTCCCAAGCGTTCTTCCCTGGCAACAGAGCTTTACGATCCGAAAACCTTCATCACTCACGCGGCGTTGCTCCGTCAGGCTTTCGCCCATTGCGGAAGATTCCCTACTGCTGCCTCCCGTAGGAGTCTGGGCCGTGTCTCAGTCCCAGTGTGGCCGATCACCCTCTCAGGTCGGCTACGCATCGTCGCCTTGGTGAGCCGTTACCTCACCAACTAGCTAATGCGCCGCAGGTCCATCTGTAAGTGACAGATTGCTCCGTCTTTCCCGAGTCGGCCATGCGACCAACTCGCGTATCCGGTATTAGCATTCGTTTCCGAATGTTATCCCAGTCTTACAGGCAGGTTACCTACGTGTTACTCACCCGTCCGCCGCTAACCTCACCCCGAAGGGTAAAGTCCGCTCGACTTGCATGTATTAGGCACGCCGCCAGCGTTCGTCCTGAGCCAGGATCAAACTCTCCATAAAAGTGTTTGACTTGCTCAATAACGTTTGTTGCTTTATCTATCATCCATTTCTGAATGACAGGGCAGTTTCGCTCGTTGTTCAGTTTTCAAGGAACAATGTTTCTTATGTTTACCGTCACCGTTTCAGCGGCGACTTAGATAATATATCACGCCTGCCTATACCAATGCAACTGTTTTTTTCGCTTTTTATAAAAAACTTTTTTTAAGCTATACAAGCGTAAACGGCTGCGCCGTTTTTTGGCGGAGCAGCCTACGTTTCGCGTTGAAATATAAGCCCAGTATAGAGAAAACTTATACTTTCTTATATTTTAAATGCAAGAAAGCTAGACCTCTCGGTCTAGCCTTCTCCATAAATACAGCTTTCTTTATTTCAAAACCTCTCGAATATGAAGCTGCCTCTCTATCGTTAGATTAACGATAACGCCATCAATGGATACCCAAGGGCGTGTAGGATGAGCTCGATCGGAGAATATAATCTCTCCTACGCGGCCATCGCTTAGACGCACAACGGTGCCATTGTGGAACTGAGTGACCTTCTCTACGAAGGTCTGCACATAAGCCGGGTCCAGCTTGCCGAACGAATCGCTCTGAAGCTGCTCCAGGACGAGGTAAGGAGAAGCCGCTTTGCGATAGGACTTGTTCAGCGTCATGGAGTGGAAGATATCCGCTATGCTGACGATCTTGGCATAGGGATGGATTTTGGTCGCGTCGATACCAAGCGGGTATCCCGTCCCGTCCACTCGCTCATGATGCTGTAATGTCGCAAGCTTGACGCCCTCGTTCAACGCAGCTACATTCTTCAGCAGCTGATAGCCGTGTACGGTGTGGCGCTTCATCTCATCGTTCTCTTCGGCCGTAAGAGGAGTCGGCTTCGTTAGAATGCCTCTATCGATCCGAATATTCCCGATATCCTTCAGAAGGCCGGCGAGTGCCACCTGCATCCAATCCTTCTGAGGCTGGGCCACCCACTGTGCGATCAGATAGGAGGTCATTGCCGACATCACGCTTTTGTGGAGCAGATAGTCGCTTTCCTGGAATACCCTCGGTGAAAAGGTGAGAATCTTGTATTCCGAAATATGCTGAAGCAAACGCTCCAGCTGTGTTCGGACATCCATAATCGGTAGTCCAGTGCCTGTAACGAAGGAGTTAAAAATGGTCCGCAGGAGCACGATCATTCTATCGTATTCCGTCTGCAACGGGTTTGCAGGAGGAATGGGTCTTCCCCCTGCCGCCGGTTCTTCCTTCTTCTCTTCGCCTTCTCTGGCATCGGCAGCCGGAGCTTCGATTGTCACCTTAGCAATCAGAAACGCCTGCAAGATGTCCAATTCCTTCGGCGTAATGATCTTGCCCTTCTGCAGCAGGACACTCCCAAGCGAAGTGAGGACATCTTCTCCGATTTTGTCGCCTGGCTTTACTTGTGATACTCCAACTGTAACCACGGGAGTCCTCTCCTTGCGCTAGTTAGTCAGTGCTGGATTCTGTTGACGGAGGCGCCTCGCCAGGACCCTCTTCCTCCGCATCCACTTCTGCCTCGGCTTCTTCACTGCGCGCGACGCGGGTCACCGTGGCGACGGTATCGTCCTCACGCGTATTAATCAGCTTCACGCCCTGTGTATTGCGTCCCATCGTGGAGATGCCTTCCATGCTGGTTCGGATCAGCGTACCCGATGCCGTCATGATCATCAGATCCTCATCGTTCTCGACGACCTTAAGCGATACAATCGGACCGTTCTTATCGGTCACGTTAAGCGTCTTAATTCCTTTTCCGCCGCGGCTTTGAATACGATATTCGCTGATCGGCGTTCGTTTGCCGTAGCCCTTGGAGGTGACGATCAGCACGTCCTTGTCCATCACGACTACGTCCATATCGATGACAACATCGTCGTCATCCAGACCTATGCCCTTAACTCCTGTAGCGGAACGACCCATGGAACGGACATCCTGCTCTGGGAATCGAATAGACATGCCTTGCGCCGTACCCATAATAATCTCCTGATTCCCGTCCGTCAGCTTCACGCCAATCAGATCATCGTCCTCGCGCAGCGAGATGGCGATTAGCCCTACCTTGCGGATGTTGGCGTAATCGTCCAGCGGCGTCTTCTTCACAACGCCTTGCCGTGTGGCGAAGAATAGATACTGCTCGGCATCGAACGCTTGAACCGGTATAACAGCGTTAACGGTCTCTCCCTGCTCAATCTGGATCAGGTTAATAATTGGAGTGCCTCTCGCCGTGCGGCTGAGATCCGGAATCTCATAAGCCTTCAGCCTGTAGACCTTGCCCTTGTTCGTGAAGAAGAGCAGGAAGTGGTGCGTATTGGATACAAAAAGATGCTCTACGAAATCGTCGTTTTTGGTATCCATACCCACAACGCCCTTGCCGCCGCGCTTCTGGCTGCGGTAAGTGGATACAGGCAATCGCTTGATGTAGCCGGAATGCGTGATGGAGATAATGACATCCTCGCGAGGAATCAGATCCTCGTCCAGAATCTCTTCGTCGCTGGCCGTAATTTCCGTACGGCGCTCGTCTCCGAAGCGCTCCTTGATCTCCTCCAGCTCCGTGCTGATAATATCGAGAACAAGCTGCTCGTCCGCAAGAATAGCCTTGTACTCCGCAATCTTGCGCAGCAGCTCCGCGTATTCCGCTTCGATCTTGTCCCGCTCCAGGCCTGTCAGGCGCTGCAGGCGCATATCCAGGATGGCCTGTGCCTGCTCATAGCTGAGCGAGAAGCGACTGATCAGCCCTTCACGCGCTTCATCCGTCGTCTGGGAAGCGCGAATCAGCGCAATAACCTCATCCAGATGATCCAGCGCGATGCGCAGACCTTCGAGAATATGGGCGCGAGCCTCCGCTTTCCTCAGCTCGAATTCCGTACGGCGACGGATAACCTCGATCTGATGCTGCAAGTAGTGATGCAGCATATCGCGAAGGTTCAGCGTCTTGGGCTCGCCGTTGACGAGCGCCAGCATATTAATGCCGAAGTTGGATTGCAGCTGTGTCTGCTTGTACAGATTGTTGAGCACCACATTGGGATTCACGTCGCGGCGAAGCTCAATCACCACGCGCATGCCGTTGCGGTCGGATTCGTCGCGAAGATCCGTAATGCCCTCGACCTTCTTCTCGCGAACAAGCTCGGCAATCTTCTCCACCAGCCTTGCCTTGATGACCTGATAAGGCAGCTCGTGCACAATGATGCGCGCCTTGCCGTTGTTCTCCTCAATCGTCGCCCGAGCCCGCATCGTAACAGAGCCGCGCCCCGTTAGATAAGCCTGGCGAATGCCGCTGCGTCCCATTACGAACGCGGCTGTCGGGAAGTCCGGGCCTTTGATATATTCCATGAGCTCCAGCGGCGTCAAATCCGGATTGCGGATCAGCGCTTGAGCGCCGTCAATCACTTCGACCAGGTTATGAGGCGGAATATTCGTCGCCATCCCGACGGCAATGCCTGTAACCCCATTCACCAGCAAATTCGGGAAGCGCGAAGGAAGCACAACCGGCTCCTGCTCCTCGCCGTCATAGTTCGGCGCGAAATCGATCGTTTCTTTGTTGATGTCGCGCAGAAGCTCCATCGCCATCTTGGACAAGCGGGCTTCCGTATAACGCATGGCTGCCGCCATATCACCGTCAATGGATCCGAAGTTGCCATGGCCGTCGACAAGCATATAGCGCATGGAGAAGTCCTGCGCCATCCTAACCATCGATTCATATACCGCCGAATCGCCGTGAGGGTGGTACTTGCCGATTACTTCGCCTACGATCCTGGCCGATTTCTTATATGGCTTGTCCGGTGACATGCCCAGATCGGACATCGCATACAGGATGCGTCGATGCACCGGCTTAAGCCCGTCTCTTACATCAGGCAATGCGCGGCTGACGATGATACTCATCGCATAATCCATAAAGGAATCTCGCATCTCCGTGCCGATGTCGCGATCTGTCACTGACATTCGTTGTTCTTCCGCCATGCTTTACCTCCCTGACGTCATCTATCTGTGACCCAATGACTCATTCCTTATATTTGTTTCACAATTGAAGCGTATGTAAACCTTGCCATCTGCGCTTCCTCTGCTGCTCGGGACCTATCTAGGCCATCACAGCAAAAATAGGCCATCCACCATTCTCCATACCAAAAAAACAGTCATAAAGTAAAGAGACCCAACTTTTATTATAGCATTCAATCCACAGTCTGTCTTGTATCCTGTCTCTCGCT
This genomic window contains:
- a CDS encoding HD-GYP domain-containing protein, whose product is MVTVGVSQVKPGDKIGEDVLTSLGSVLLQKGKIITPKELDILQAFLIAKVTIEAPAADAREGEEKKEEPAAGGRPIPPANPLQTEYDRMIVLLRTIFNSFVTGTGLPIMDVRTQLERLLQHISEYKILTFSPRVFQESDYLLHKSVMSAMTSYLIAQWVAQPQKDWMQVALAGLLKDIGNIRIDRGILTKPTPLTAEENDEMKRHTVHGYQLLKNVAALNEGVKLATLQHHERVDGTGYPLGIDATKIHPYAKIVSIADIFHSMTLNKSYRKAASPYLVLEQLQSDSFGKLDPAYVQTFVEKVTQFHNGTVVRLSDGRVGEIIFSDRAHPTRPWVSIDGVIVNLTIERQLHIREVLK
- the gyrA gene encoding DNA gyrase subunit A, with product MAEEQRMSVTDRDIGTEMRDSFMDYAMSIIVSRALPDVRDGLKPVHRRILYAMSDLGMSPDKPYKKSARIVGEVIGKYHPHGDSAVYESMVRMAQDFSMRYMLVDGHGNFGSIDGDMAAAMRYTEARLSKMAMELLRDINKETIDFAPNYDGEEQEPVVLPSRFPNLLVNGVTGIAVGMATNIPPHNLVEVIDGAQALIRNPDLTPLELMEYIKGPDFPTAAFVMGRSGIRQAYLTGRGSVTMRARATIEENNGKARIIVHELPYQVIKARLVEKIAELVREKKVEGITDLRDESDRNGMRVVIELRRDVNPNVVLNNLYKQTQLQSNFGINMLALVNGEPKTLNLRDMLHHYLQHQIEVIRRRTEFELRKAEARAHILEGLRIALDHLDEVIALIRASQTTDEAREGLISRFSLSYEQAQAILDMRLQRLTGLERDKIEAEYAELLRKIAEYKAILADEQLVLDIISTELEEIKERFGDERRTEITASDEEILDEDLIPREDVIISITHSGYIKRLPVSTYRSQKRGGKGVVGMDTKNDDFVEHLFVSNTHHFLLFFTNKGKVYRLKAYEIPDLSRTARGTPIINLIQIEQGETVNAVIPVQAFDAEQYLFFATRQGVVKKTPLDDYANIRKVGLIAISLREDDDLIGVKLTDGNQEIIMGTAQGMSIRFPEQDVRSMGRSATGVKGIGLDDDDVVIDMDVVVMDKDVLIVTSKGYGKRTPISEYRIQSRGGKGIKTLNVTDKNGPIVSLKVVENDEDLMIMTASGTLIRTSMEGISTMGRNTQGVKLINTREDDTVATVTRVARSEEAEAEVDAEEEGPGEAPPSTESSTD